From the genome of Phaenicophaeus curvirostris isolate KB17595 unplaced genomic scaffold, BPBGC_Pcur_1.0 scaffold_563, whole genome shotgun sequence, one region includes:
- the NR1D1 gene encoding nuclear receptor subfamily 1 group D member 1 encodes MAAPPETGSTGGVISYVGSSGASPNRTSPVSLCSDSSNGSSQSGSQSFPTYFPPSPTGSLQDSRAYGGGLLPPREDGSPSSSSSSSSSSSYASSVTFPGVQQVPADERRRSSPSKAGSTVTKLNGMVLLCKVCGDVASGFHYGVHACEGCKGFFRRSIQQNIQYKKCLKNENCSIVRINRNRCQQCRFKKCLLVGMSRDAVRFGRIPKREKQRMLAEMQSAMSGMGSATSAMGSALPGMPGPGEAPAPGGGRAPPLGPLPLAPPACFSQFPQQLTPPRSPSPGGATEDVIAQVAKAHKEIFVYAHDKLGPPPACDNGLLRWDAHPTWAPGPPEPRLCPPAYPEPPTRGCPWPRGTKDVLPACPMNSHPPGRSGRSVQEIWEDFSLSFTPAVREVVEFAKHIPGFQALSQHDQVTLLKAGTFEVLMVRFASLFDVKEQTVTFMSRTKYSLEELWGMGMGDLLSSMFEFSEKLSALDLSDEELGLFTAVVLVSADRSGMEDTASVEQLQETLIRALRALVLKTHPAETSRFTKLLLKLPDLRTLNNLHSEKLLSFRIDTQ; translated from the exons ATGGCTGCCCCCCCCGAGACCGGCAGCACAG GCGGCGTGATCAGCTACGTGGGCTCCAGCGGAGCTTCACCCAACCGCACCAGCCCGGTGTCGCTCTGCAGCGACAGCTCCAACGGCAGCTCCCAGTCCGGCTCCCAGTCCTTTCCCACCTACTTTCCCCCGTCGCCCACCGGCTCCCTCCAGGACTCCCGCGCTTACGGAGGGGGCTTGCTGCCTCCTCGTGAGGATGGCTCcccttcttcatcctcctcttcatcctcctcctcatcctacgCCTCCTCCGTGACCTTCCCCGGGGTGCAGCAGGTCCCCGCGGACGAGCGACGCCGCAGCTCGCCCAGCAAAGCCGGCAGCACCGTCACCA AGCTGAACGGGATGGTGCTGCTCTGCAAAGTCTGCGGGGACGTCGCCTCCGGTTTCCACTACGGCGTCCACGCCTGCGAGGGATGCAAG GGTTTCTTCCGCCGCAGCATCCAGCAGAACATCCAGTACAAGAAGTGCCTCAAGAACGAGAACTGCTCCATCGTCCGCATCAACCGCAACCGCTGCCAGCAGTGCCGCTTCAAGAAGTGCCTGCTGGTCGGCATGTCCCGTGATG CGGTGCGCTTCGGGCGCATCCCCAAGCGGGAGAAGCAGCGGATGCTGGCGGAGATGCAGAGCGCCATGAGCGGCATGGGCAGCGCCACGAGCGCCATGGGCAGCGCCCTGCCGGGGATGCCGGGCCCCGGCGAGGCTCCAGCGCCAGGCGGGGGCCGCGCGCCACCCCTGGGGCCTCTGCCGCTCGCTCCCCCCGCCTgcttctcccagttcccccagcagCTCACCCCTCCGCGCTCGCCCAGCCCCGGCGGGGCCACCGAGGACGTCATCGCCCAAGTGGCCAAGGCGCACAAGGAGATCTTCGTCTACGCTCACGACAagctgggaccccccccggCCTGCGACAACGGCCTCTTGCGCTGGGACGCGCACCCCACATGGGCCCCCGGCCCCCCCGAACCCCGGCTCTGCCCCCCTGCCTACCCCGAGCCCCCGACGCGCGGCTGCCCCTGGCCCCGTGGCACCAAGGACGTCCTGCCG GCTTGCCCCATGAACAGCCACCCGCCCGGCCGCAGCGGGCGCTCCGTGCAGGAGATCTGGGAGGATTTCTCCCTCAGCTTCACCCCCGCCGTCCGGGAGGTGGTCGAGTTCGCCAAGCACATTCCCGGCTTCCAAGCCCTCTCCCAGCACGACCAAGTCACCCTGCTCAAAGCCGGCACCTTCGAG GTGCTGATGGTTCGCTTCGCCTCGCTGTTCGACGTGAAGGAGCAGACGGTGACGTTCATGAGCCGAACCAAGTacagcctggaggagctgtggggAATGGGCATGGGCGACCTGCTCAGCTCCATGTTCGAGTTCAGCGAGAAGCTCAGCGCCCTCGACCTCAGCGATGAGGAGCTGGGGCTCTTCACCGCCGTCGTCCTGGTCTCGGCAG ACCGCTCGGGGATGGAGGACACAGCGTCGgtggagcagctgcaggagacGCTGATCCGTGCCCTGCGCGCCCTCGTGCTGAAGACGCACCCGGCGGAGACGTCGCGGTTCACCAAGCTGCTCCTCAAGCTGCCGGACCTGCGCACCCTCAACAACCTCCACTCCGAGAAGCTGCTCTCCTTCCGCATCGACACCCAGTAG
- the THRA gene encoding thyroid hormone receptor alpha, with protein MEQKPSTLDPLLEPEDTRWLDGKRKRKGSQCLVKSSMSGYIPSYLDKDEQCVVCGDKATGYHYRCITCEGCKGFFRRTIQKNLHPTYSCKYDGCCVIDKITRNQCQLCRFKKCISVGMAMDLVLDDSKRVAKRKLIEENRERRRKEEMIKSLQQRPNPSAEEWELIHVVTEAHRSTNAQGSHWKQKRKFLPEDIGQSPMASMPDGDKVDLEAFSEFTKIITPAITRVVDFAKKLPMFSELPCEDQIILLKGCCMEIMSLRAAVRYDPESETLTLSGEMAVKREQLKNGGLGVVSDAIFDLGKSLSAFNLDDTEVALLQAVLLMSSDRTGLICVEKIEKCQETYLLAFEHYINYRKHNIPHFWPKLLMKVTDLRMIGACHASRFLHMKVECPTELFPPLFLEVFEDQEV; from the exons ATGGAACAGAAGCCCAGCACCCTGGACCCGCTGTTGGAGCCAGAGGACACCCG GTGGCTGGATGGCAAGCGCAAAAGAAAGGGAAGCCAATGTTTGGTGAAGAGCAGCATGTCAG GGTACATCCCTAGTTACCTGGACAAAGATGAACAGTGCGTGGTGTGCGGGGACAAAGCCACCGGCTACCACTACCGCTGCATCACCTGCGAGGGCTGCAAG GGCTTTTTCCGTCGGACCATCCAGAAGAACCTGCACCCCACCTACTCCTGCAAGTACGATGGCTGCTGCGTCATCGACAAGATCACCCGCAACCAGTGCCAGCTCTGCCGCTTCAAGAAGTGCATCTCCGTGGGCATGGCCATGGACC TGGTGCTGGATGATTCGAAGCGGGTAGCCAAGCGGAAGCTGATCGAGGAGAACCGGGAACGGCGGCGGAAGGAGGAGATGATCAAATCGCTGCAGCAACGCCCCAACCCCAGCGCCGAGGAGTGGGAGCTGATCCACGTGGTGACCGAGGCCCATCGCAGCACCAACGCCCAGGGCAGCCACTGGAAGCAGAAGCGGAAATTCCTG CCCGAGGACATCGGCCAGTCGCCCATGGCCTCCATGCCCGACGGGGACAAAGTCGACCTGGAGGCGTTCAGCGAGTTTACAAAAATCATCACCCCGGCCATCACCCGCGTGGTCGACTTTGCCAAAAAACTACCCATGTTTTCGGAG ctgccttGCGAAGACCAGATCATCCTGCTGAAGGGCTGCTGCATGGAGATCATGTCGCTGCGGGCGGCCGTGCGCTACGACCCCGAGAGCGAGACGCTGACGCTCAGCGGGGAGATGGCCGTCAAGCGGGAGCAGCTCAAGAACGGCGGCCTCGGCGTCGTTTCCGATGCCATCTTTGACCTGGGCAAATCCCTCTCTGCCTTCAACCTGGACGACACCGAGGTGGCCCTGCTCCAGGCTGTGCTGCTCATGTCCTCAG ACCGGACGGGGCTGATCTGCGTGGAGAAGATCGAGAAGTGCCAGGAGACGTACCTGCTGGCCTTCGAGCACTACATCAACTACCGCAAACACAACATTCCCCACTTCTGGCCCAAGCTGCTGATGAAGGTGACAGATCTGCGGATGATCGGCGCCTGCCACGCCAGCCGCTTCCTGCACATGAAGGTGGAGTGTCCCACCGAGCTCTTCCCCCCCCTCTTCCTCGAGGTCTTCGAGGACCAGGAGGTGTAG